The proteins below are encoded in one region of Bacillus alveayuensis:
- a CDS encoding BirA family biotin operon repressor/biotin-[acetyl-CoA-carboxylase] ligase (product_source=KO:K03524; cath_funfam=1.10.10.10,2.30.30.100,3.30.930.10; cog=COG0340,COG1654; ko=KO:K03524; pfam=PF02237,PF03099,PF08279; smart=SM00419; superfamily=46785,50037,55681; tigrfam=TIGR00121,TIGR00122), with amino-acid sequence MQSEIRRKLLEAFRDAKGGYVSGQKISELLGCSRTAVWKHIEELRKEGYELEAIRKKGYRIVKMPDKISDNEIRLGLETNRLGHDIYYYDQVDSTQTIAQELANKGVKEGTIVVADEQTGGRGRMARTWYSPKETGIWMSLILRPNIPIQHTPQLTLLTAVAIVQAIEEISGLSPVIKWPNDILINGKKVVGILTELQAEADRVHAVIIGMGINVNQNQDHFPDHIKEIATSLYIEKGKYFTRAEIIQKILLSFERLYDQFLKDGFKPIKLLWESYAISLKQMITARTLSGTIRGKAIGINDEGVLLVQTEEGEVKHIYSADIEISK; translated from the coding sequence TTGCAATCGGAAATTCGACGAAAATTGTTAGAAGCTTTTCGTGATGCCAAGGGAGGATATGTTTCCGGCCAGAAAATTAGTGAGTTATTAGGCTGTTCTAGAACGGCTGTTTGGAAACATATTGAGGAATTAAGAAAAGAAGGGTATGAGTTAGAGGCGATTAGAAAAAAAGGCTATCGGATCGTGAAAATGCCTGATAAAATCTCTGATAACGAAATTCGTCTCGGACTTGAAACAAACAGGTTAGGTCATGACATTTACTACTATGATCAAGTAGATTCAACGCAAACCATTGCCCAAGAATTAGCCAATAAAGGTGTGAAAGAAGGAACCATCGTTGTGGCAGATGAGCAAACGGGCGGTAGAGGGCGAATGGCGCGTACATGGTATTCCCCAAAGGAAACGGGAATATGGATGAGCCTAATTTTACGACCGAATATTCCTATTCAACATACCCCACAGCTTACGCTGCTTACGGCTGTTGCGATCGTTCAAGCCATTGAAGAGATATCAGGGTTATCTCCTGTCATAAAATGGCCGAATGATATTTTAATAAATGGCAAAAAAGTAGTTGGGATTTTGACAGAACTGCAGGCGGAAGCTGATCGAGTTCATGCTGTTATTATTGGCATGGGGATTAATGTAAATCAGAATCAAGATCATTTTCCTGACCATATTAAGGAAATTGCCACCTCTTTATATATTGAGAAGGGGAAATATTTCACTAGAGCCGAAATCATTCAAAAGATTTTACTATCATTTGAGAGATTATATGATCAATTTTTAAAAGATGGGTTTAAGCCGATTAAATTACTATGGGAAAGCTATGCGATTAGTTTAAAACAAATGATTACGGCTCGAACTCTTTCAGGTACGATTAGAGGTAAGGCTATTGGGATTAATGACGAAGGAGTATTACTTGTTCAAACGGAAGAAGGAGAAGTTAAACATATTTATTCTGCTGATATTGAAATAAGTAAATAG
- a CDS encoding 3-methyl-2-oxobutanoate hydroxymethyltransferase (product_source=KO:K00606; cath_funfam=3.20.20.60; cog=COG0413; ko=KO:K00606; pfam=PF02548; superfamily=51621; tigrfam=TIGR00222) produces the protein MLTRTDFMRMKKEKEPIVMMTAYDYPSAKLVEKANVDLILVGDSLGMVVLGYDSTIPVTVEDMIHHTKAVKRGAKHTFIVTDMPFMSYHISVEDALKNAGKIMQESGADAVKVEGAGNIINVIRSLTEAGIPVVAHLGLTPQAVGVLGGYKVQGKDSESAKKLVKDAKLVEEAGAIAVVLECVPHQLAKIITESLNIPTIGIGAGNDTDGQVLVFHDVIGYGVERTPKFVKQYANVNVNIGEALKGYVNDVRSRKFPAKEHTFSIKDEVLSSLYGGMMK, from the coding sequence ATGTTAACAAGAACCGATTTCATGAGAATGAAAAAAGAAAAAGAACCGATTGTCATGATGACTGCGTATGATTATCCTTCAGCAAAACTTGTAGAAAAAGCCAATGTCGATTTAATTTTAGTCGGTGATTCACTCGGCATGGTCGTTTTAGGTTATGATTCGACTATACCTGTAACAGTAGAAGACATGATTCACCATACAAAAGCCGTGAAGAGAGGCGCAAAACATACGTTTATCGTGACAGATATGCCATTTATGTCTTATCATATTTCAGTTGAAGATGCATTAAAAAATGCAGGAAAAATCATGCAAGAAAGCGGAGCCGATGCTGTGAAAGTGGAAGGTGCCGGCAATATTATTAACGTCATTCGCTCTTTAACAGAAGCGGGGATACCAGTTGTTGCTCATCTTGGGTTAACACCACAGGCCGTAGGGGTTCTTGGCGGATATAAAGTTCAAGGAAAAGATTCGGAAAGCGCCAAAAAGCTTGTGAAGGATGCGAAACTCGTAGAAGAGGCTGGCGCCATTGCTGTCGTGTTAGAATGTGTTCCACATCAATTGGCCAAGATCATTACGGAATCGCTTAACATTCCAACAATTGGAATCGGTGCTGGAAATGATACAGATGGACAAGTGCTCGTGTTCCATGATGTGATTGGCTACGGTGTTGAACGGACTCCAAAGTTTGTTAAGCAGTATGCGAACGTCAATGTGAATATAGGTGAAGCGTTAAAAGGTTATGTAAATGATGTGAGAAGCCGGAAGTTTCCAGCAAAAGAACATACCTTTTCCATAAAAGATGAGGTTCTTTCTTCACTGTACGGAGGAATGATGAAATGA
- a CDS encoding pantoate--beta-alanine ligase (product_source=KO:K01918; cath_funfam=3.30.1300.10,3.40.50.620; cog=COG0414; ko=KO:K01918; pfam=PF02569; superfamily=52374; tigrfam=TIGR00018) has protein sequence MKVVQTIHELRKEVERMKKEGLTIGFVPTMGFLHEGHLTLIERAKLENDQVVLSIFVNPLQFGPNEDFETYPRDLKRDEKLAAEKGVNLIFAPSVKEMYPHELSVSVHVKKRVNVLCGRKREGHFDGVATVLTKLFHLIEPNRAYFGMKDAQQVAVVDGLIKDFHFPIELVPVETVREEDGLAKSSRNVRLLPEERKEARHLYQSLILAKELIECGERNPETIIKKMEAYLKEHVRGKIDYIEIYSYPELLPIHTLKGTFIIALAVRFQNARLIDNITMVI, from the coding sequence ATGAAAGTTGTCCAGACAATCCATGAATTAAGAAAAGAAGTAGAAAGGATGAAAAAAGAGGGCCTAACGATTGGTTTTGTCCCTACAATGGGCTTTTTACATGAAGGGCATTTAACACTCATTGAAAGAGCAAAACTAGAAAACGACCAAGTCGTTTTAAGTATTTTTGTTAATCCATTACAATTTGGACCAAATGAAGATTTTGAAACCTATCCTAGAGATTTAAAACGTGATGAAAAGTTGGCTGCGGAAAAAGGAGTCAATCTAATATTTGCACCATCTGTCAAGGAAATGTACCCACATGAGCTGTCCGTTTCCGTTCATGTCAAAAAACGTGTCAACGTATTATGCGGACGTAAACGGGAAGGGCATTTCGATGGTGTAGCAACCGTTTTAACGAAATTATTTCATTTGATTGAACCTAATCGTGCCTATTTCGGTATGAAAGATGCTCAGCAAGTAGCAGTTGTCGATGGATTAATTAAAGATTTTCATTTTCCGATTGAATTAGTACCAGTAGAAACGGTTCGAGAAGAAGATGGGTTAGCAAAAAGTTCCCGAAATGTTAGATTATTGCCAGAAGAGCGGAAGGAAGCACGACATTTATACCAATCATTAATTTTGGCAAAAGAACTGATCGAATGCGGAGAGCGGAATCCAGAGACCATTATTAAAAAAATGGAAGCGTATTTAAAGGAGCATGTTCGTGGTAAAATTGACTATATTGAAATATATTCTTACCCTGAATTACTACCAATTCATACATTAAAAGGGACATTTATCATTGCTTTAGCTGTCCGCTTTCAAAATGCTCGTCTTATTGATAATATTACGATGGTTATATAA